A part of Bacillus rossius redtenbacheri isolate Brsri chromosome 1, Brsri_v3, whole genome shotgun sequence genomic DNA contains:
- the LOC134532034 gene encoding DCN1-like protein 3, which translates to MGNCFSCFKVPPPADLSNNSSLDKGKDERELVNVIGSLEEPLHLPLTAGEQQANGNRNSVAGVGDSDTLPREKLTRPFYGRLPPLGRSAGGGEAKGKEASDAKLNALFEHYRDAGEDAMLADGIERFCADLALSPDEFRVLVLAWKFDAQQMCRFSRSEFVGGCRALRADTLRGIQSRLPELVAEVAGSPDLFKDLYRFTFRFGLDSECGQRILPAEMAVCLWRLVFSVREPAVLSRWLFFLETHPHVKGIPRDTWNMFLNFCEAVDEDLSLYDDTAAWPSLFDDFVEFENDQANQNISKDRDELIKQDCE; encoded by the exons ATGGGAAACTGTTTTTCTTGCTTCAAAGTCCCTCCGCCGGCAGACTTGTCCAACAATTCTTCCTTGGACAAGGGCAAGGACG AGAGGGAGCTGGTGAATGTGATCGGCTCCCTGGAGGAACCGCTCCACTTGCCGCTGACTGCGGGGGAGCAGCAGGCCAACGGGAACAGGAACTCGGTAGCGGGCGTGGGCGACAGCGACACCTTGCCCCGGGAGAAGCTGACGCGCCCCTTCTACGGCCGCCTGCCGCCCCTGGGGCGCTCCGCCGGCGGCGGCGAGGCCAAGGGCAAGGAGGCGTCCGACGCGAAGCTCAACGCCCTGTTCGAGCACTACCGGGACGCCGGCGAGGACGCCATGCTGGCCGACGGCATCGAGAGGTTCTGCGCCGACCTGGCCCTCTCGCCCGACGAGTTCAGAGTGCTGGTGCTGGCGTGGAAGTTCGACGCCCAGCAGATGTGCCGCTTCTCCAGGTCCGAGTTCGTGGGCGGCTGCCGGGCCCTGCGGGCGGACACGCTCCGCGGCATCCAGTCGCGGCTGCCCGAGCTGGTGGCGGAGGTGGCCGGGAGCCCGGACCTGTTCAAGGACCTGTACCGCTTCACGTTCCGCTTCGGCCTGGACTCGGAGTGCGGCCAGCGCATCCTGCCGGCCGAGATGGCCGTCTGCCTCTGGAGGCTGGTGTTCTCGGTGCGGGAGCCGGCCGTGCTGTCGCGCTGGCTCTTCTTCCTGGAGACCCACCCCCACGTCAAGGGCATCCCGCGCGACACCTGGAACATGTTCCTCAACTTCTGCGAGGCCGTGGACGAGGACTTGAGCTTGTACGACGACACGGCGGCGTGGCCCAGTCTGTTCGACGACTTTGTGGAGTTTGAGAACGACCAAGCAAACCAGAATATTTCTAAAGACAGAGACGAACTAATCAAACAAGACTGTGAGTGA